One genomic region from Scomber scombrus chromosome 19, fScoSco1.1, whole genome shotgun sequence encodes:
- the LOC134000728 gene encoding protein max-like isoform X1 — protein sequence MSENDDIEVDSDADKRAHHNALERKRRDHIKDSFHGLRDSVPALQGEKNSVKQASRAQILDKATEYIQYMRRKNHTHQQDIDDLKKQNALLEQQVRALEKAKGNTQLQTNYSADSSLYTNRKGSAVSAFDGGSDSSSESEPDEPPNRKKLRVEPS from the exons ATGAGCGAAAACGATGACATCGAAGTCGACAGCGAT GCAGACAAGCGAGCACATCACAACGCGCTGGAGCGCAAACGCAGGGACCACATTAAGGACAGCTTCCACGGTTTACGAGATTCTGTGCCTGCATTACAAGGAGAGAAG AATTCTGTTAAACAGGCCTCCCGAGCACAGATTCTAGACAAAGCCACTGAGTACATCCAGTACATGAGGCGAAAAAACCACACCCACCAGCAAGACATTGACGACTTAAAGAAGCAGAATGCACTGTTGGAGCAGCAAG TTCGTGCACTGGAGAAGGCCAAGGGGAACACTCAGCTCCAGACAAACTACTCTGCCGATAGCAGCTTGTACACAAACCGTAAAGGGAGCGCAGTGTCAGCCTTTGACGGCGGGTCCGACTCCAGCTCTGAATCAGAGCCAGACGAGCCACCTAACAGAAAGAAGCTGCGCGTGGAGCCCAGCTAG
- the LOC134000728 gene encoding protein max-like isoform X2 produces MSENDDIEVDSDADKRAHHNALERKRRDHIKDSFHGLRDSVPALQGEKASRAQILDKATEYIQYMRRKNHTHQQDIDDLKKQNALLEQQVRALEKAKGNTQLQTNYSADSSLYTNRKGSAVSAFDGGSDSSSESEPDEPPNRKKLRVEPS; encoded by the exons ATGAGCGAAAACGATGACATCGAAGTCGACAGCGAT GCAGACAAGCGAGCACATCACAACGCGCTGGAGCGCAAACGCAGGGACCACATTAAGGACAGCTTCCACGGTTTACGAGATTCTGTGCCTGCATTACAAGGAGAGAAG GCCTCCCGAGCACAGATTCTAGACAAAGCCACTGAGTACATCCAGTACATGAGGCGAAAAAACCACACCCACCAGCAAGACATTGACGACTTAAAGAAGCAGAATGCACTGTTGGAGCAGCAAG TTCGTGCACTGGAGAAGGCCAAGGGGAACACTCAGCTCCAGACAAACTACTCTGCCGATAGCAGCTTGTACACAAACCGTAAAGGGAGCGCAGTGTCAGCCTTTGACGGCGGGTCCGACTCCAGCTCTGAATCAGAGCCAGACGAGCCACCTAACAGAAAGAAGCTGCGCGTGGAGCCCAGCTAG
- the LOC134000435 gene encoding hepatic sodium/bile acid cotransporter-like, producing the protein MNVTEVYKGITYIYNEGHFSGNGSMDFPKISTHLNMAINIISMVILSITMISLGCKMEISKIRTHFLKPKGVAIAILAQFGIMPLTAFGLAKSLQMDPIKSVTVLICGCCPGGSLSNIFSLAIKGDMNLSIVMTTCSSIAALGLMPLLLYIFCQGFTGLENAVPYVGIITVLVYTLVPCAIGIAINHYKPNYTPFILKAGVSILIISSIIVFALSAVVVKDVLWMILMPDVLAVSMFLPLIGFMLGYILSIICRLSGQCSRTIAMETGCQNVQLCVAILKVAFPPHVIGPMFLFPLLYITFQCTEALLLALCFRCYQTFKPQAEETRKYNVGVPEDVRQP; encoded by the exons ATGAATGTGACAGAGGTCTACAAGGGAATAACTTACATCTACAATGAAGGACATTTTTCTGGCAATGGAAGCATGGATTTCCCTAAAATATCCACCCACTTAAACATGGCCATCAACATTATCTCCATGGTCATCCTCTCCATCACCATGATATCTCTTGGATGCAAGATGGAGATTTCTAAAATTAGGACCCATTTCCTTAAGCCAAAAGGAGTAGCCATTGCGATACTGGCCCAGTTCGGCATCATGCCCCTGACTGCTTTCGGTCTAGCCAAAAGCCTGCAGATGGATCCTATCAAGTCTGTGACTGTGCTCATCTGTGGCTGCTGCCCAGGAGGAAgtttatcaaacattttttccctGGCTATAAAGGGTGACATGAACCTCAG CATCGTAATGACCACTTGCTCCAGTATTGCAGCTCTGGGTCTGATGCCTTTGCTGCTTTATATCTTCTGCCAAGGCTTCACCGGTCTGGAGAACGCTGTACCATACGTCGGCATCATCACTGTTCTCGTATATACCCTGGTGCCTTGCGCCATCGGCATTGCCATTAATCACTACAAACCAAACTACACACCATTCATCTTGAAA GCTGGTGTCAGCATCCTGATCATATCTAGCATCATTGTTTTTGCCCTGTCTGCTGTTGTCGTCAAAGACGTACTGTGGATGATCCTCATGCCTGATGTTCTGGCTGTGTCAATGTTCTTGCCACTGATTGGTTTTATGCTGGGATATATCCTATCCATCATATGCAGACTCAGTGGACA ATGCAGCAGGACCATCGCCATGGAAACAGGGTGTCAAAACGTCCAGCTGTGTGTCGCCATCTTAAAAGTGGCCTTTCCTCCGCATGTCATCGGACCCATGTTTCTCTTCCCTCTGTTATACATAACATTCCAGTGTACTGAGGCCCTTCTTCTGGCCCTGTGCTTCAGATGTTACCAAACATTCAAACCACAAGCTGAGG aaacaagaaaatacaatGTTGGTGTTCCAGAGGATGTGAGACAACCTTAG
- the LOC134001042 gene encoding sushi domain-containing protein 4-like: MCNGMIESISKACWAHTSATKRCFFLLLMLTVLSTGQGSGCLRPFMVQHGSANLSETNMSYFPVGTVLEYHCDPGYLTNGPSILTCTALGHWSSEPPHCIHSDVCQPSYQPENGGYTCHPSPCRRLTHGTVIEYFCDEGYILKGDYKYLTCQYGEWDSLMQISCLMEQGCVRPYMVQNSWVNLTETNRGLFPVGTVLQYSCDPGYLPDGPSILTCTTLGRWSSEPPRCIRSGACLPLSEPENGGYTCHPSPCRMFSHGTVIEFFCDKGFVLKGDYNYLTCQDGQWDGPMQISCVRQGCMRPFMEQHVLTNLTETKNNSFPVGTVLEYHCDPGYLPDGPSILTCTALGHWSSEPPRCIRSDVCQPPYQPENGGYTCHPSPCQRLTHGTVIEYFCDEGYILKGDYKYLTCQYGEWDSLMQTSCLMEQDSNPTLPLGMPALSIVSSTASSVALILLLVVLFVLLQPKLKSFHRRDQGVTGQPVSIMVEGVQVTLPSYEEAVCGNDVSASALSSESRVQIVLSEGQHATAEAGPSRPSSLKPQHSEMAVVHPVPQSSSSSSPAPSSSAWALEHAGAAAPPSSQRRPSAGSDQHSLTLMDSEMDYSDDMPLLKEA, from the exons ATGTGCAATGGAATGATAGAGTCAATATCAAAAGCCTGTTGGGCCCACACCTCAGCCACTAAACGGTGCTTCTTCTTGCTGCTGATGCTGACTGTACTGTCCACTGGGCAAGGGTCAG GTTGTTTAAGACCCTTCATGGTGCAGCATGGCTCAGCGAATCTGTCAGAGACCAACATGAGCTATTTCCCTGTGGGAACAGTACTGGAATACCACTGTGATCCTGGTTACCTGACAAACGGACCCAGCATCCTCACCTGCACGGCACTAGGACACTGGTCCTCTGAACCACCACACTGCATCCACAGTGACG TATGCCAGCCTTCATATCAGCCAGAGAACGGGGGCTACACCTGCCACCCCTCCCCCTGCCGAAGACTTACTCATGGCACTGTGATTGAATATTTCTGTGATGAAGGCTATATCCTGAAGGGAGACTATAAATACCTTACCTGTCAGTATGGGGAGTGGGACAGCCTAATGCAGATCAGCTGCCTCATGGAGCAAG GATGTGTGAGGCCATACATGGTCCAAAACAGCTGGGTAAACCTCACAGAAACCAACAGGGGCCTGTTCCCTGTGGGTACAGTACTGCAGTACAGCTGTGACCCTGGTTACCTGCCAGACGGACCCAGCATCCTCACCTGCACCACGCTGGGACGCTGGTCCTCTGAACCCCCTCGCTGCATACGTAGTGGCG CATGTCTACCCCTCTCTGAACCAGAAAATGGGGGCTACACCTGCCACCCATCCCCCTGTCGAATGTTTTCCCATGGCACTGTGATTGAATTCTTCTGTGATAAGGGCTTCGTTCTCAAGGGAGACTATAACTACCTGACCTGTCAGGATGGACAGTGGGACGGCCCCATGCAGATCAGTTGTGTGAGACAAG GTTGTATGAGACCCTTCATGGAGCAGCATGTCTTAACTAATTTGACGGAGACCAAAAACAACTCATTCCCCGTGGGCACAGTACTGGAGTACCACTGTGACCCTGGTTACCTGCCAGATGGACCCAGCATCCTCACCTGCACAGCACTGGGACACTGGTCCTCTGAACCTCCTCGCTGCATACGCAGTGACG TATGCCAGCCTCCATATCAGCCAGAGAACGGGGGCTACACCTGCCACCCCTCCCCCTGCCAAAGACTTACTCATGGCACTGTGATTGAATATTTCTGTGATGAAGGCTATATCCTGAAGGGAGACTATAAATACCTTACCTGTCAGTATGGGGAGTGGGACAGCCTAATGCAGACCAGCTGCCTCATGGAGCAAG ACAGCAATCCCACTTTACCACTGGGGATGCCCGCCTTGTCCATAGTGTCATCCACGGCTAGTTCAGTGGCCCTCATCCTGCTCCTGGTGGTGCTATTTGTACTTCTGCAGCCAAAACTCAAGTCTTTCCATCG ACGTGATCAGGGGGTGACCGGACAGCCTGTGTCAATCATGGTGGAAGGAGTCCAGGTTACTCTGCCCTCGTATGAGGAGGCTGTTTGTGGTAATGATGTCTCAGCTTCAGCTCTCAGCTCTGAGTCTCGTGTCCAAATAGTGCTGTCTGAGGGTCAGCACGCCACCGCGGAGGCTGGCCCCTCTCGGCCTTCTTCCCTTAAACCGCAGCATTCAGAAATGGCTGTGGTCCACCCTGTGCCACAGTCTTCATCCTCGTCATCACCCGCACCCTCATCCTCTGCCTGGGCTCTGGAGCATGCAGgcgctgctgctcctccatcgtCACAAAGAAGGCCGTCTGCAGGCAGCGACCAACACAGCCTGACTCTGATGGACTCAGAGATGGACTACTCTGATG ATATGCCATTATTGAAGGAGGCCTGA
- the fsip1 gene encoding fibrous sheath-interacting protein 1 — protein MEIIRGSLDDISRPASSEQTGSRVSSVSLPHSDRLCPTTPFSLEVLTNDTADFQGQSSSEETINNSSTLSPDKGQCDVEITDKEKEDPKLQRAIEEMRQLDEILSSKICKEKEVRRERKELQAKLWQELLNKPEGRSECTHEAVNTKLFLALESPTGPEEEDDFVSVFKTQVPDCEQDRDRQHMGKSEKRPESTIESFEEGREETWEEQFEGSHCEVFEGKKKQRDFVKRNIELVSGEGGQVLLTEAEKKRLAELLQEIDEKEEDSARGADSEQEMWAVSVFTSQGYTPQPSDLEQLIDIDSKIRLLLPVEEFLSVQSSYTNASMCQGHGSEVIGWKCDGDPKPGEKVLQDIKERRGQERRLQEIQQQLEMLGQGQEMTNESPNLTEEQLLILLDECELTKRWSQDLEMNEATP, from the exons ATGGAAATTATCAGAGGTAGTTTGGATGACATTTCCCGACCTGCATCGAGTGAGCAAACTGGTAGCCGAGTGTCGAGCGTGTCATTGCCTCACAGTGACAGACTTTGTCCAACAACTCCATTTTCCCTTGAGGTTTTGACCAACGATACTGCTGATTTTCAG GGCCAAAGCAGCTCTGAAGAAACTATAAACAACTCCTCAACCTTAAGTCCTGACAAAG GTCAGTGTGATGTTGAAATAACTGACAAAGAGAAGGAAGATCCTAAACTACAGAGGGCCATTGAAGAAATGAGACAGCTGGATGAAATACTGTCTTCAAAGAtctgcaaagaaaaagaagtcagGCGTGAAAGGAAAGAACTTCAAGCAAAACTCTGGCAAGAGCTACTG AATAAGCCTGAAGGCCGCTCTGAGTGTACTCATGAAGCTGTGAACACAAAGTTGTTTTTAGCTCTGGAATCACCTACTG GGcctgaagaagaggatgacTTTGTGTCAGTGTTCAAAACTCAGGTTCCTGACTGTGAACAGGACAGAGACAGGCAACATATGGGGAAAA GTGAAAAGAGGCCAGAAAGCACGATAGAATCATTTGAGGAAGGCCGTGAGGAGACATGGGAAGAGCAATTTGAAGGCAGCCACTGTGAAGTTTTTGAAggcaagaaaaaacagaggGACTTTGTCAAGAGAAACATCGAG CTGGTAAGTGGTGAGGGTGGCCAAGTGCTTTTGACCGAGGCAGAGAAGAAGCGTCTGGCTGAGCTCCTCCAAGAAATAGACGAAAAGGAAGAGGACAGTGCCAGAGGCGCAGACAGTGAG CAGGAAATGTGGGCTGTGTCAGTCTTTACAAGCCAGGGTTACACCCCGCAGCCCTCTGACCTGGAGCAGCTGATTGACATTGACTCCAAAATTCGCCTTCTCCTTCCTGTTGAAGAATTTCTCTCCGTGCAAAGCTCCTACACAAATGCAAGTATGTGTCAG GGCCATGGCTCCGAGGTTATTGGCTGGAAGTGTGATGGGGACCCGAAGCCAGGAGAGAAGGTCCTGCAGGATataaaggagaggagagggcagGAGAGGCGGCTCCAAGAGATCCAACAGCAGCTGGAGATGCTGGGCCAGGGCCAGGAGATGACT